One genomic segment of Eikenella corrodens includes these proteins:
- the ispH gene encoding 4-hydroxy-3-methylbut-2-enyl diphosphate reductase — translation MAKTIMLANPRGFCAGVDRAINIVERALELFGAPIYVRHEVVHNKFVVDNLRAKGAVFIEELADVPPGATLIYSAHGVSKAVQEEAAERGFRVFDATCPLVTKVHREVARLDEHGYQIIMIGHAGHPEVEGTMGQLPPGSMLLVETVADVADLEVRNPDKLAHVSQTTLSIDETKGIIDALRARFPNIRSPHKEDICYATTNRQEAVKQLAAASDVVVVVGSPNSSNSNRLREVAAQHGVDAYMVDNAGYLKKEWFAGKERVGITAGASAPEVLVQEVVDTVHGWGFETVREGEGEEESIVFVLPKELRE, via the coding sequence ATGGCGAAAACCATTATGCTGGCCAATCCGCGCGGCTTTTGCGCGGGGGTGGACCGTGCCATCAATATTGTGGAACGGGCATTGGAGCTGTTTGGCGCGCCGATTTATGTGCGGCACGAAGTGGTGCACAATAAATTCGTGGTGGACAATTTGCGCGCCAAAGGAGCTGTTTTTATCGAAGAATTGGCAGATGTGCCGCCCGGCGCCACGCTGATTTATTCGGCGCACGGCGTATCCAAGGCGGTGCAGGAGGAAGCGGCGGAGCGCGGTTTTCGCGTGTTTGATGCCACTTGCCCGCTGGTTACCAAGGTGCACCGCGAAGTGGCGCGTTTGGATGAGCACGGCTACCAAATCATCATGATCGGCCATGCCGGTCACCCGGAAGTGGAGGGTACTATGGGGCAGCTGCCGCCAGGCAGCATGCTGTTGGTGGAAACAGTGGCGGATGTGGCTGATTTGGAAGTACGCAATCCAGATAAGTTGGCGCACGTGAGCCAAACCACGCTGTCGATTGATGAAACCAAAGGAATCATCGATGCGCTGCGGGCGCGTTTCCCCAATATCCGCAGCCCGCACAAGGAAGATATTTGCTATGCCACCACCAACCGCCAAGAGGCGGTGAAGCAGCTGGCGGCAGCCAGTGATGTGGTGGTGGTGGTGGGCTCGCCCAATTCTTCTAATAGCAACCGTTTGCGCGAAGTGGCCGCACAACATGGCGTGGATGCTTATATGGTGGACAATGCAGGCTACCTGAAAAAGGAATGGTTTGCCGGCAAAGAACGAGTAGGGATTACGGCCGGAGCCTCCGCGCCGGAGGTGCTGGTGCAAGAGGTGGTGGACACCGTGCACGGCTGGGGCTTCGAGACGGTGCGGGAAGGAGAGGGGGAAGAGGAGAGTATTGTGTTTGTGCTGCCCAAAGAGCTGCGTGAGTGA
- the groL gene encoding chaperonin GroEL (60 kDa chaperone family; promotes refolding of misfolded polypeptides especially under stressful conditions; forms two stacked rings of heptamers to form a barrel-shaped 14mer; ends can be capped by GroES; misfolded proteins enter the barrel where they are refolded when GroES binds): MAAKDVQFGNEVRQKMVNGVNVLSNAVKVTLGPKGRNVVLDRSFGGPHITKDGVTVAKEIELKDKFENMGAQMVKEVASKTNDVAGDGTTTATVLAQAIVAEGMKYVTAGMNPTDLKRGIDKAVSALVKELQNIAKPVPEKSKEIAQVASISANSDESIGNIIAQAMNEVGKEGVITVEDGKSLENEVEVVKGMQFDRGYLSPYFVNNPEKQLAELDSPFVLLFDKKISNIRDLLPVLEQVAKTSRPLLIIAEDVEGEALATLVVNNIRGILKTVAVKAPGFGDRRKAMLQDIAILTGGTVIAEEVGLSLEKATLEDLGQAKRIEVGKENTTIIDGLGDKSAVEARVAEIRTQIETATSEYDKEKLQERVAKLAGGVAVIKVGAATEVEMKEKKDRVDDALHATRAAVEEGVVAGGGVALLRARSALSKVETANADQEAGVQIVLRAVESPLRQIVANAGGEPSVVVNKVLEGNGNFGYNAGNDSYGDMLEMGVIDPAKVTRFALQNAASIAGLMLTTECMVADIPEDKPAVPDMGGMGGMGGMGMM, translated from the coding sequence ATGGCAGCAAAAGATGTACAGTTTGGCAATGAAGTCCGCCAGAAGATGGTAAACGGCGTAAACGTTTTGTCCAACGCCGTGAAAGTAACCCTCGGCCCGAAAGGCCGCAATGTGGTGCTCGACCGTTCTTTCGGCGGCCCGCACATCACCAAAGACGGCGTGACCGTGGCCAAAGAAATCGAACTGAAAGACAAGTTTGAAAACATGGGCGCGCAGATGGTGAAAGAAGTTGCCTCCAAAACCAACGACGTAGCCGGCGACGGTACCACCACCGCTACTGTGTTGGCACAAGCCATCGTGGCCGAAGGCATGAAATACGTTACCGCAGGCATGAACCCGACCGACCTGAAACGCGGTATCGACAAAGCCGTTTCCGCTCTGGTAAAAGAGTTGCAGAATATTGCCAAGCCCGTGCCGGAGAAATCTAAGGAAATCGCCCAAGTGGCCTCTATTTCTGCTAACTCCGACGAATCCATCGGCAACATCATCGCTCAAGCTATGAACGAAGTGGGCAAAGAAGGCGTGATCACCGTAGAAGACGGCAAATCGCTGGAAAACGAAGTGGAAGTCGTGAAAGGTATGCAGTTCGACCGCGGCTACCTCTCCCCCTATTTCGTCAACAACCCAGAAAAACAACTGGCCGAACTAGACAGCCCGTTTGTTCTGCTGTTTGACAAAAAAATCAGCAATATCCGCGATCTGCTGCCCGTGTTGGAGCAAGTAGCCAAAACCAGCCGCCCGCTGTTGATTATTGCTGAAGACGTGGAAGGCGAAGCCTTGGCCACGCTGGTAGTGAACAATATTCGCGGCATCCTGAAAACTGTGGCCGTGAAAGCTCCTGGCTTCGGCGACCGCCGCAAAGCCATGTTGCAAGACATCGCCATCCTCACCGGCGGCACTGTAATCGCCGAAGAAGTGGGCTTGTCTTTGGAAAAAGCCACACTGGAAGATTTGGGCCAGGCCAAACGCATCGAAGTGGGCAAAGAAAACACCACCATCATCGATGGTTTGGGCGACAAATCCGCCGTAGAAGCCCGCGTGGCCGAAATCCGCACCCAGATTGAAACTGCCACCAGCGAGTACGATAAGGAAAAACTGCAAGAGCGCGTGGCCAAACTGGCCGGCGGTGTGGCTGTAATCAAAGTGGGCGCAGCCACCGAAGTGGAAATGAAAGAGAAGAAAGACCGTGTGGATGACGCGCTGCACGCCACCCGTGCCGCTGTAGAAGAAGGCGTGGTAGCCGGCGGCGGCGTAGCCCTACTGCGTGCCCGCTCTGCCCTGAGCAAAGTAGAAACTGCCAATGCCGACCAAGAAGCCGGCGTGCAAATCGTATTGCGTGCGGTGGAGTCTCCGCTGCGCCAAATCGTGGCCAACGCCGGCGGCGAGCCAAGCGTGGTGGTGAACAAAGTGCTGGAAGGCAACGGCAACTTCGGCTACAACGCCGGCAACGACAGCTACGGCGACATGCTGGAAATGGGCGTAATCGATCCGGCCAAAGTTACCCGCTTCGCGCTGCAAAACGCCGCTTCCATCGCCGGCCTGATGCTGACTACCGAATGCATGGTAGCCGACATTCCGGAAGACAAACCCGCCGTTCCCGACATGGGCGGAATGGGAGGCATGGGCGGAATGGGCATGATGTAA
- the groES gene encoding co-chaperone GroES, with amino-acid sequence MKIRPLHDRVVIKRLEAEEKTASGIVLPGSAAEKPDMGEVVAVGAGKLTKGGERRKLDVKVGDRVIFGKYSGQTVKADGEELLVMREEDIFGIVE; translated from the coding sequence ATGAAAATTCGTCCGTTGCACGACCGTGTAGTTATCAAACGCCTGGAAGCCGAAGAAAAAACCGCTTCCGGTATTGTTTTGCCCGGCTCTGCTGCTGAAAAGCCCGATATGGGCGAAGTGGTAGCCGTGGGCGCTGGCAAGCTCACCAAAGGTGGCGAGCGCCGTAAGCTGGATGTGAAGGTGGGCGACCGCGTGATTTTCGGCAAATACAGCGGTCAAACCGTAAAAGCCGACGGCGAAGAACTGCTGGTGATGCGCGAAGAAGACATCTTCGGCATCGTGGAATAA
- a CDS encoding response regulator, translating to MTEKIRIVLIDDHTLFRSGIKALLARQENYEVVGEAADGLSGVKLVSQLAPDVVLLDLDMPVMNGREALAQILSSRPEQKVVMLTVSEDGENLVECMRLGACGFLLKNINANFLIDAIGKAANGDNVFSPEMMACMVQSLIRPAQPATESALDTLTSRELEVLRYLAVGYSNKIIAKRMDLAESTVKVHVQNILRKLELGSRVQAAVYAVQHNLPLPEEEEPAD from the coding sequence ATGACTGAAAAAATCCGCATCGTACTCATCGACGACCACACATTATTCCGCAGCGGCATCAAAGCCCTGCTTGCCCGACAGGAAAACTACGAAGTAGTAGGTGAAGCCGCCGACGGCCTCAGCGGCGTGAAGCTGGTGAGCCAGCTTGCGCCCGACGTAGTGCTGCTCGACCTTGACATGCCCGTGATGAACGGGCGCGAAGCGCTGGCCCAAATCCTCAGCAGCCGCCCCGAGCAGAAAGTGGTGATGCTCACCGTATCGGAAGATGGCGAAAACTTAGTGGAATGTATGCGTCTGGGCGCGTGCGGCTTCCTCTTGAAAAACATCAATGCCAACTTCCTTATCGATGCCATCGGCAAAGCCGCCAACGGCGACAACGTCTTCTCCCCCGAAATGATGGCCTGCATGGTGCAATCCCTCATCCGCCCTGCCCAACCTGCCACCGAAAGCGCCCTCGACACCCTCACTTCGCGCGAACTCGAAGTGCTGCGCTACCTCGCCGTGGGATACAGCAACAAAATCATCGCCAAGCGCATGGATTTGGCCGAGTCCACCGTGAAAGTGCACGTGCAAAACATCCTGCGCAAGCTCGAACTCGGCAGCCGCGTGCAAGCCGCGGTGTATGCCGTGCAGCACAATCTGCCCTTGCCCGAAGAAGAGGAACCCGCTGATTGA